The window TGTCTTTGCTCTCCAATGGCGCAGTCCATAGTCCATCATTCTCGCTTGTCGTAAGGGCCCCAAATTTCAAATCCTTGGCTTTTGAAACAGAAATATCAGTGTTGGGTCCAGTTTCCACACCATGATAGAAGTCCTGAGTACCATCAGACAAGTGGCCAATAGACCTAGTCATATAGATTGGGTCTTGAAGAGAGCTCCACTTTCTGACGCTATCAGTATCTACTGCACCCCCAGAATATCTTCCAAATTGATTACTCTTCTTTGAAGTGCCAATATATCCATCATCAGATGATGTTCCAATAACATCAGATGGATCATACGAAGACTTGGATCGGTGTCGTTCTTTCTTGCTCTGCACGAAATTCATTAAATCCACTTCTATGCGAGGTGTGCGCTGCTTAAGAGCCCGTCTCAAGTAATTTTGTTCTTCAACAGATAAGCTAAGAATAAAATTCAGAACTGCTATCGAGTCAAAGTGTGTGTACATTGATATAATGCACGAAATAGCTGCATCTTTCAGTTTGGTATTCTTATCGTGGACCAATGGTGTCAACTTAGCGAGCCATAACTTGAGGATGCCGATGTTAGCAGCACCTTCAGAATTTGAAGGATGATTGTTAAAAGAGCCAATTGAAAACTCAATTACAGCGAGTTTAGCCTTTGGGGAACGCTGCTCATCTAATGAACGGAGCAAAGCTGGCAAAAGGGAGTCTATACCATATGCCTTGCTAACTATTTCTAGGGTAGTTGAGCAGGGCTGCCTTACCAATTCTTTGGGATCAATTAACCGTGAGAAAACATGTGGCAAGATCCTCTCTATGTAACTTTCAAATGGCTTTCTGCAAGCAGGAATGAGATCTGCAAGAGTTAAAAGTGCTGCCTGTGCAACTTTATGATGGGGATCATCAAGATGCTGGAAAAACAATTTCATAACCTTCTCAAAACTCTGAGTGATTTCCTGAATACCTCTAGGGCCCTGCTGTAGCAATGATCGGAGATAGCTGAATGCAGCAACCCTGGCTTTCCAATCTGAAGTAGAATTGAGACCCTGACTCAATGCATCATTTAGTGAAGCAGGACCATCCACATAACTAGATAGATCTAGAGGAAGTTGACCGTCATCAAAGCTCCTCCTCCTGCTTGCTGACATTCTTCCTGCTGCATTTTTTCTTAGGAGAGGACGTTGAAAATTGGGAACATGATTATTGTGGGAGTCCCTAATAGCATCTCTATACGGTGTCTCTAAGTATTGTCTGTCAACATGAGAATTCATCAACCGCCTAATGTCCCTTGGCTCAGCGTTCTCTTCAACAAGTCCTCTATCCAGTAGTTTTTCAGGAGCTCTTCTTGCAGTGGAGGAGTTGAGTGCCGAAAAAGACTCATGATCCACACTACTTCGGTATGATGCTTTAGCTGATTCCTTTGAGGCCTGGATCTGAGTGATGATATCAGACAAAACCAACCCACCATTGCGATTATTTCCTTTAGTCGCAGCAGATGGTGCATCAACCAGTAAAGCATTAGTAAGACTTGTTGATGCAGGAACAGCAAGAGGGAATGGTGGATCACGGGATGAGGGTGGGTCAACTCCTGCACTAGGGTACAATATAAAACATTTTAAGCTGTTTAATAAAACTCAAAAGTTACGGCAATAGTTCAAACGTACTTTTTGGTAAATCATAAAACTGCATGAAGACGACCTTTCATGATGTCAATAACTAATTAAACACATCAAGCTTTGCTTAATCAAATAGGTAACTACTAACACATCAAGTTTCAAGATGCAGAAGAATAATGGAAGAGGAAACAATCACCTAGATCTAAACTAGAGGAGCGACCTTTCTCAGATACATCTAGACCTTTGAGCAGGTTTTCTATAGCAGAAACTTTCTGTTTGCTGGCATGAAGTACGCTTTCCAGGCTACGTTCCACTCCCACAGGTTTTGCTTGTGGCAAAAGTAGCCCAGAGGACTGGGACGTCCCTGAAGGCAAATTGGCACTTTTATCCATGGCAACTATTGCAGATGTCCCATAACCAGGTATATGTGAAGAAGCAGGTGTTTGAGAAGTAAGTGAGAAGTGTGAACTCCTCTCTCGAACAGAAGGAGAAGAGTGTCGTTTGTGAATACCACCATCTTCCTCATTTACGATCTGCAAAATAGTTCCACTTTAGCCCACAACATTTGCCTTAAAGACTACTTTGGAGAAGATGCCACATTATCTGTCTTGGAGGGATGCTGAGAGCAACTTATAAGAGAAAAGAGAGTACCCTTTGGATAGCAGGATCGAAGGACATAAATAAACGCCTAGAACGTTCTGGCCAAGTTCTTGCAAACATTCGGTACAAAGTTCTTGCAGTTGACCGTACCTGTTGTTATAGGTAAGTCATATGAATTGTCAACAAGAGATCTTGAATCGAAGTGTGGGGGGGTTTGCAAACGGCAAGGTTTACATGATAATAATGCAAAAATGTGTGCAAAATATGATACTCAGAGTTCAAAATTCATACCTCACCCATTGCATCAGCGACACAACATTTTATAAGGTCTTCATAGAGTTCTGCTGAACGTTGTACCTCAGATGCATCAGGCCAATGTTCAAGGATCAGAAGTGCGTATTCGCAGCATCTGTCATCGAAAATAATCAGAAGAAGAAACAGGCACTGTAGAGAATTAAATCAAAATTAAGATCTGTTAATTCGAAGAGTGGTATCAAACCTTGCACGAAGTACTGCATTTTTGTCTTTCTTTGCAGAATCCGCTATACGAGGAAGTGCTCGACCAACTTTGCAGTTGCGCAACATCTGGGGGGGAAAAAACAGCAGCAAATGATTGACAGATACTGCAAGTACAGGCAAAAAACAGATTCAAGCAGCACATAAAGCATTACCGTCTTTATGCAGTTATCAGCAGATTCTGCAATCACAAGAACAGTTATCACAACGAGCTTGAAAAGAACCTGAAGTTCAATGAGGATGTCATAACCTCGCGCAAGTTAGAGCAAATGTAATCCTTTCTCCCTAGTAAAATAATATTAGTATAAGCGCGTGGACAACTATATCACTTGTTCTCACCGGAATGAACATCTCAGCACATGCCTCAAAATCTCCCAAAAGCTCCTTTGATAAGAAGTTCAGTAAATGACATGCCTACCATTTACATAAGACAGTGGATGTCAGAATTCGGAACATAATCCATTTAGTAAATGTTGGTGCAAAGCAATCCAGAATAAAGCAAATGTTAAGCTAACCATCACCAATAAGCAAAAAATGCAGCTAAACAAGCACCCTGCTTGCACGGTAAAAACATGCAGGTGCATATCTATATTGATGACATCCATTTGAGAAACTTACAGAATACTCGCTCTTCCTCTTCTTTTTCCACTTTTCTACTCAAATAACAACCAAAGTAGAATGCCTAGTTGTCTACACtgctttgcctttttttttttttggggggatcAAGTAAACGTTTTCATTAATCACAAGGCCAAAATTGGCCGTATTCAAGAAGTATACCAAAAGGTAAAGAACCTACAAAACCTACACCGCTTTACTTCAGAAGATCAGTATTTCATTTTTCACTAAATTGGTTTCCAAATCTCACTGAAGATCTGCTGCTCTTTCTATCTGATAAGAGAAATGTAGACAAAATGCATTAGGGCTGTAATTCTTGCACGTCAAGGTGTAGCCCTAGAGCCTGGATAAatgcaaaagaaaagaataaggagAGTCTCTTTAACTCCTGCAAGGCTTCTGTAGATGTGCAACTACTTCCAAGACTGGAAAACCTAAAGGATGGACCTCGACGGTAATCAGTGTGATGCACATAGAGCAACACATGCAAAAAGAAATATTTCAATATCATGTCTACAATGACTTTACAGAGCTCGATTAAATGAATCAGCTGCCTTGCTCAAACTTGTTTGATCATAATTTACTATAAAGAATTCCAGTTTCAAAATGAAAGGATGATATAAACCTAATGTTCAGTTTAGGTGCCCTCTGCATTTACATCAACTTGGAGGTGCTCTCTGCATAATGGAGATGTTTCGAATATTAAACTAAGAACACAGCTTTTACAGGACACTTAGATAAGAGCTGCTTCtgaaaaacaaaaaaagcaaCAGCAATGACAAATTTAGCAAGCTATgttcttttttaattttaataaGCCATTAGGGGCTATATTAGAGACTTGGATATGGAAGAGGAATAGAAAATCAACTTCTACCAGGTTTTCATTGTATCTGACTGTCCATAAGGAGGTAAACCCAAGACATTTCAGACAGGTGCATCATGGTAAATGAAAGTCATGCTAATAAAAATAGCACGGCATAGAATAAAAAGAACAAATATCTCATAGAGCACATACTTCCCAGAAAGAAGTATATCATAGGCACACAGGCAAAGTATATGAGAACATAGAGAAGCGGGAGCAGTAGCCAGTGTTATGGAACCAAACCTGTTTGATTATGCTGGATCTCCGATCAGATAACTGTGTGCTCAAAGGGCCAACAAGTTGCTTTAGAAGTCCACGAAAACAAGGATAATCAGCAGCACCTAATGGAACAGAGTAAAACATAACATGCATTATCAACTGCACTGTCTTAATCAGTAAGGACACAACACAAGAAGATGCCACTATAAGAACATAAGGAAGCGTTGCACACCAATTCAACAAAGGAAGGGAAAGGTTATCTGAAGGTCCAATGTTAGTAAAATACCTCCAATAACCAGTGCTTCAACTCTCTGCATAGCGGCAATACGGATAGACCAATCTTTCTCTGGTACAAGGGTTGAGCCAATATTCTCGAATTCTCTTATCAGTTCCTTTTCTGAATACACTTTAATTGGCTCGACAGGCTTTTCTGTAATATCACCATCCGCTGCACAAGAACAGAGATCAAATTAAAATCATATTAACAAACGCCATAAACTATTTGTTTGCATTATTTGACTGCATAGTAGCTCTCTTTCTGTTCCATTTCTTTGCTCCAATTACACCATTGTTCGCAAAATTTGCTCAAGACAAATAATATCTTTTTTTTGAAGTAAGAGAAAATTCATTAAAAAGCAGCCAGAAGATGCAAGCAAATGATTACAGGGAAAGAGGCCTGCTCATATACAAAAACTAGTCTACAACTAAGCAGCAGACACCATCCAAAAACTGATCACAACTAGTTATAGGGGCCTAGTTGAGCCAACAAAATAAATTCAGTAAGCATTTTGTTTTGAGTACATGAGTAGGAGTTGAGATCCCATCAGAACATCTTCAATTCCTTTCATTCCTAGATGCACCAAAATTCGCAGCAGGTACAATTAACCAAACCTTTTTGTTGGattttccaactctaaccttttTGTTGGATTTTCCAACTCTCCAAACACTAGTTTTCATGTGTGCATTACTCTGACTAGTCCAGATATAGAGAAGAACATACTCCAAATATCATATGCTACTGTACAATGCAGAAATAGGCACCTTGACACTTCCAGAATTCAACTGGCACATGTAGCACACCTATTCACTATTTGTATACTTCCCCTGCTGGGATTGTCTTGGGTGAGGCATGCTTCGGATAGAGTTATCCAGATAAAGCAGAATCACTTTATTAGGCAGTTTACTTCTCCAATTAGTTTCCATAGTCAATTGTCTATCAATTCCTTGTTTGAAGTTTGAACGGAGATGAGTATATGATTTCTTCACAGTAAATGACCCATCTTTAAAATCCTCCCATTCCAACCTATCTTTCAGCTGAGGTTGCCAGTAATCCTTGCAAGCTTAGCTAGCAAGTATATTAGATCATTCAATTCCTAATACTGAAAATTCCTCCTCAAATGTAGGGCCCATGAGTTGTACTGCCAGCACTGCTCTATAAAGGAGTCTAGAAAAGTAGCCAGTACACACAAGATTGGATATTCATCTTTTAGTGCCACTGTTCCCTTCCGCTTGTCTTTCCAAAATTTAATGTATTCCACTCCCAAGTTTGACTTTTGAGTTAAATTCTTCATCCCACAATCCAAAATACTCTTCCAAAGACTTGTGTCATAAGATGATCTCCTCAGCTTTATGCATTGTTCCTCACACCGTACATTGCATTATTCACTGCTTTCTATTTTTCACAACCCAGGATTCTCCATATTATACTTCCAAAGCCATTTCATTAGCATATTCTTACTATGTAATGCCAGATCTTTTACATCAGTAAAAAATCAGAAAATCAAAAGATTGAGTTCAATAAGAGTTTGCCACTTGGATTATTCTTTCCAATCCAATTCAAAGCATATTCCATAGATAGGATAGGAATATTCCAATCTTTCTCCCCCAAGACATTTGTTCTTATCCAATACATAGGGTCCTTTGGGAATCCACAAAAAAGGGATACACAATTTAGACCTAAATTTAGATAATATATGCACTAAAAGAGGACATAACCAAAGGGGACCCTAGCAACAAGAAGCCGGCTTCACCACCCACACAAACCTGCTGCACAACTATGTTTTTCCTTCCCTCCCCCTTCCTCCACTTCTTTTCAGTCATAATCCTTAAACTAAAAGAACACTCACATAGGACATGTAAGCAACAAATAAAAATGAAGGCTGACTCAAGCAATCGCGGGAACGTTTAGCTCGATCCCATGGTAACTGATGCTAAAATAAGATTATCATGAAATAAATTTTTAATTGACATAATGGGGCATGTATATACCTCCAAACAGAGATGCCTCTCTTGTTGAACGCTTTGCCTTAGGACTGCTTTTTTTGGAACTAAGGCTAGCAGATCTCACCTCACCGGCAGAATAATTATTTGAGCTGCCATCTGTGGATCGACTTTTAGGCTCAATCTTCTCAAGTCTTGCATTAATGTCTTTTAGCTGCAGTCAGTTAATAAGTCAAAACAAACACTGAGCAGAACTTCTGTTTACTACATCACATTCTATTAACCAAGTAAAGCACAAGCTAAAGTTGGAAGAGAACTCAGTTCATCACAAAGGATGTCCAAAAATAGAGAAAAGAATCTATTATCTAGAATGAAGACATCTAAAGCTAAAGGCATACCAACATGGAAGGAAGATGGTGGCGCTGAAGCTCATCCCGGAACTGGGGTCCAACTTCTGAATACATCACCTGCAAAGTGGAAACATGGAAGAATATTTATCAAACAAAAGAAAATGGGAAAGGAACAGCAGTCTGTTAAGAGACATAAATAATTGGTTTGTCGAGGCACTGAAGACTAATTAGGAAAAGCAGTTTGACCAAACACAAGAAATTGAGAAAAATATAGCAGTTTAGCTACCTCAATACATGATATGGCTGCTTCCCTCACTCCATGATTAGGATCATTCAACATTTGCAAAATCTGATAATAGCAACAAGGAAAAAGTGTGTTTACAACTTTTTTATtctcaaaaagaaagaaaaaactacAGGTCATTCTGTGCAGCAAAGAAAGGTTTAGCAATATATGTGCTAATAAATGAAATTCAAAAGTACGTATCTATTAATATACCGGAGGAAGAATAGCCCGTTGAAGGGGCAGTTCTGTCGAAGCAAAAAGACCAATTGCCGATGTAACAGTACGAGCAAATTCTTCTCGAACTCTAAAGCTTTTGTGCATCCAAGCATAAGACCCTGCCCTCTCAACTATAATTGTTGGTGACGAAACCTGTATAGATTATAATAATCAATCGAATCATTTTCTAGTATTTTTACCCGCATCATACccaaaaaaattagaaaattgaGATTAAATGTTTTTTGTGATGCTCGTGTAATCAGCATATGAGTAATAAATGTCTAACAATTGTTTCAATTTCTCATTTCCACAGAAATATTTGAATAAACAAATAGCTAAATGAACTAGAGGTCCAAAAATCCCCTCAAAGTGAGATGTCTTCAAGCTGGAAGAAAAACtgtattcttttttctttttcttttttttttttttttttttggtgaaactGGTAAtgttgtattcctcagcattaagggtATGCTAGCCACCTGGAAGAAAAACTGTATTTACACATACACCATTAGTGTTTCTATTATGAGAACATATACGATAACTCTGAAGGGGTTGGTTAGCACTACAGATCATTTAGAATTGTTCATACGATCAACAAAGGTCATACGTCTCAAACCTGGTAACTACAATGATATTAAAATTCCAAATCATAGAAGAGTCAACTGCAGTTTGTGGCaatgtttctctctctctctctctctctctctctctctctctctctctcgttaTCTATATGTGTTTGTGCGCGCATGTGAGGAATATGAATCACAACGTATATCTTGCATTTTTTACCTTGATCATCTGAAATTAATTTGTCACAAACA is drawn from Lycium barbarum isolate Lr01 chromosome 8, ASM1917538v2, whole genome shotgun sequence and contains these coding sequences:
- the LOC132605699 gene encoding CLIP-associated protein-like isoform X1, whose translation is MEAALELARAKDTKSRMAGVEHLHQVLEASRKTLTSIEVTSLVDVCLDLLKDSNFRVSQGALQSLASAAVLSGEHLKLHFNAVLPAVVERLGDGKQPVRDAARHLLLTLMEVSSPTIIVERAGSYAWMHKSFRVREEFARTVTSAIGLFASTELPLQRAILPPILQMLNDPNHGVREAAISCIEVMYSEVGPQFRDELQRHHLPSMLLKDINARLEKIEPKSRSTDGSSNNYSAGEVRSASLSSKKSSPKAKRSTREASLFGADGDITEKPVEPIKVYSEKELIREFENIGSTLVPEKDWSIRIAAMQRVEALVIGGAADYPCFRGLLKQLVGPLSTQLSDRRSSIIKQACHLLNFLSKELLGDFEACAEMFIPVLFKLVVITVLVIAESADNCIKTMLRNCKVGRALPRIADSAKKDKNAVLRARCCEYALLILEHWPDASEVQRSAELYEDLIKCCVADAMGEVRSTARTLYRMFARTWPERSRRLFMSFDPAIQRIVNEEDGGIHKRHSSPSVRERSSHFSLTSQTPASSHIPGYGTSAIVAMDKSANLPSGTSQSSGLLLPQAKPVGVERSLESVLHASKQKVSAIENLLKGLDVSEKGRSSSLDLGVDPPSSRDPPFPLAVPASTSLTNALLVDAPSAATKGNNRNGGLVLSDIITQIQASKESAKASYRSSVDHESFSALNSSTARRAPEKLLDRGLVEENAEPRDIRRLMNSHVDRQYLETPYRDAIRDSHNNHVPNFQRPLLRKNAAGRMSASRRRSFDDGQLPLDLSSYVDGPASLNDALSQGLNSTSDWKARVAAFSYLRSLLQQGPRGIQEITQSFEKVMKLFFQHLDDPHHKVAQAALLTLADLIPACRKPFESYIERILPHVFSRLIDPKELVRQPCSTTLEIVSKAYGIDSLLPALLRSLDEQRSPKAKLAVIEFSIGSFNNHPSNSEGAANIGILKLWLAKLTPLVHDKNTKLKDAAISCIISMYTHFDSIAVLNFILSLSVEEQNYLRRALKQRTPRIEVDLMNFVQSKKERHRSKSSYDPSDVIGTSSDDGYIGTSKKSNQFGRYSGGAVDTDSVRKWSSLQDPIYMTRSIGHLSDGTQDFYHGVETGPNTDISVSKAKDLKFGALTTSENDGLWTAPLESKDNSSTIEHISTAHMDVNGLVDSDHLQNAHDARADNGSSSDLGLNHLKLSALKITPTLETGPNIPQILHLICNGDDGSPAANKRDALQQLVEASVANDQSIWSKYFNQILTAVLEVLDDSESLTRELALSLILEMLKNQKNAMEDSVEIIIEKLLHVTKDDVAKVANEAENCLNTILSQYDPFRCLSVIVPLLVTEDEKTLVTCINCLTKLVGRLSQEELMSQLSSFLPSLFDAFGNQSADVRKTVVFCLVDIYIMLGKAFMPYLEGLNSTQLRLVTIYANRISQARSGTPVDASHS
- the LOC132605699 gene encoding CLIP-associated protein-like isoform X2 yields the protein MEAALELARAKDTKSRMAGVEHLHQVLEASRKTLTSIEVTSLVDVCLDLLKDSNFRVSQGALQSLASAAVLSGEHLKLHFNAVLPAVVERLGDGKQPVRDAARHLLLTLMEVSSPTIIVERAGSYAWMHKSFRVREEFARTVTSAIGLFASTELPLQRAILPPILQMLNDPNHGVREAAISCIEVMYSEVGPQFRDELQRHHLPSMLLKDINARLEKIEPKSRSTDGSSNNYSAGEVRSASLSSKKSSPKAKRSTREASLFGADGDITEKPVEPIKVYSEKELIREFENIGSTLVPEKDWSIRIAAMQRVEALVIGGAADYPCFRGLLKQLVGPLSTQLSDRRSSIIKQACHLLNFLSKELLGDFEACAEMFIPVLFKLVVITVLVIAESADNCIKTMLRNCKVGRALPRIADSAKKDKNAVLRARCCEYALLILEHWPDASEVQRSAELYEDLIKCCVADAMGEVRSTARTLYRMFARTWPERSRRLFMSFDPAIQRIVNEEDGGIHKRHSSPSVRERSSHFSLTSQTPASSHIPGYGTSAIVAMDKSANLPSGTSQSSGLLLPQAKPVGVERSLESVLHASKQKVSAIENLLKGLDVSEKGVDPPSSRDPPFPLAVPASTSLTNALLVDAPSAATKGNNRNGGLVLSDIITQIQASKESAKASYRSSVDHESFSALNSSTARRAPEKLLDRGLVEENAEPRDIRRLMNSHVDRQYLETPYRDAIRDSHNNHVPNFQRPLLRKNAAGRMSASRRRSFDDGQLPLDLSSYVDGPASLNDALSQGLNSTSDWKARVAAFSYLRSLLQQGPRGIQEITQSFEKVMKLFFQHLDDPHHKVAQAALLTLADLIPACRKPFESYIERILPHVFSRLIDPKELVRQPCSTTLEIVSKAYGIDSLLPALLRSLDEQRSPKAKLAVIEFSIGSFNNHPSNSEGAANIGILKLWLAKLTPLVHDKNTKLKDAAISCIISMYTHFDSIAVLNFILSLSVEEQNYLRRALKQRTPRIEVDLMNFVQSKKERHRSKSSYDPSDVIGTSSDDGYIGTSKKSNQFGRYSGGAVDTDSVRKWSSLQDPIYMTRSIGHLSDGTQDFYHGVETGPNTDISVSKAKDLKFGALTTSENDGLWTAPLESKDNSSTIEHISTAHMDVNGLVDSDHLQNAHDARADNGSSSDLGLNHLKLSALKITPTLETGPNIPQILHLICNGDDGSPAANKRDALQQLVEASVANDQSIWSKYFNQILTAVLEVLDDSESLTRELALSLILEMLKNQKNAMEDSVEIIIEKLLHVTKDDVAKVANEAENCLNTILSQYDPFRCLSVIVPLLVTEDEKTLVTCINCLTKLVGRLSQEELMSQLSSFLPSLFDAFGNQSADVRKTVVFCLVDIYIMLGKAFMPYLEGLNSTQLRLVTIYANRISQARSGTPVDASHS
- the LOC132605699 gene encoding CLIP-associated protein-like isoform X3 produces the protein MEVSSPTIIVERAGSYAWMHKSFRVREEFARTVTSAIGLFASTELPLQRAILPPILQMLNDPNHGVREAAISCIEVMYSEVGPQFRDELQRHHLPSMLLKDINARLEKIEPKSRSTDGSSNNYSAGEVRSASLSSKKSSPKAKRSTREASLFGADGDITEKPVEPIKVYSEKELIREFENIGSTLVPEKDWSIRIAAMQRVEALVIGGAADYPCFRGLLKQLVGPLSTQLSDRRSSIIKQACHLLNFLSKELLGDFEACAEMFIPVLFKLVVITVLVIAESADNCIKTMLRNCKVGRALPRIADSAKKDKNAVLRARCCEYALLILEHWPDASEVQRSAELYEDLIKCCVADAMGEVRSTARTLYRMFARTWPERSRRLFMSFDPAIQRIVNEEDGGIHKRHSSPSVRERSSHFSLTSQTPASSHIPGYGTSAIVAMDKSANLPSGTSQSSGLLLPQAKPVGVERSLESVLHASKQKVSAIENLLKGLDVSEKGRSSSLDLGVDPPSSRDPPFPLAVPASTSLTNALLVDAPSAATKGNNRNGGLVLSDIITQIQASKESAKASYRSSVDHESFSALNSSTARRAPEKLLDRGLVEENAEPRDIRRLMNSHVDRQYLETPYRDAIRDSHNNHVPNFQRPLLRKNAAGRMSASRRRSFDDGQLPLDLSSYVDGPASLNDALSQGLNSTSDWKARVAAFSYLRSLLQQGPRGIQEITQSFEKVMKLFFQHLDDPHHKVAQAALLTLADLIPACRKPFESYIERILPHVFSRLIDPKELVRQPCSTTLEIVSKAYGIDSLLPALLRSLDEQRSPKAKLAVIEFSIGSFNNHPSNSEGAANIGILKLWLAKLTPLVHDKNTKLKDAAISCIISMYTHFDSIAVLNFILSLSVEEQNYLRRALKQRTPRIEVDLMNFVQSKKERHRSKSSYDPSDVIGTSSDDGYIGTSKKSNQFGRYSGGAVDTDSVRKWSSLQDPIYMTRSIGHLSDGTQDFYHGVETGPNTDISVSKAKDLKFGALTTSENDGLWTAPLESKDNSSTIEHISTAHMDVNGLVDSDHLQNAHDARADNGSSSDLGLNHLKLSALKITPTLETGPNIPQILHLICNGDDGSPAANKRDALQQLVEASVANDQSIWSKYFNQILTAVLEVLDDSESLTRELALSLILEMLKNQKNAMEDSVEIIIEKLLHVTKDDVAKVANEAENCLNTILSQYDPFRCLSVIVPLLVTEDEKTLVTCINCLTKLVGRLSQEELMSQLSSFLPSLFDAFGNQSADVRKTVVFCLVDIYIMLGKAFMPYLEGLNSTQLRLVTIYANRISQARSGTPVDASHS